The genomic region ACGTGTACCAGCGGCTGTGGAACCCGACCGTCGCCCGGTTCGAGGCGGCGCTGGCCCGCCTGGAGGGGACGGCCGAGGCCGTCGGCTTCGCCTCCGGCATGGCGGCGCTGACGGCGACGGTGCTCGCGTGCACGACCGACCCGGAGCTGACGGGCGGGGCGCCGAAGCGGCACGTGCTCGCCGTCCGCCCGCTGTACGGCGGCAGCGACCACCTGCTCGCGAGCGGCCTGCTCGGCACGGAGGTCACGTACTGCCGGGCCGAGGAGGTGGCGCAGCGGCTGCGCCCGGACACCGCGCTGGTGGTGGTGGAAACACCCGCCAACCCGACGCTCGACCTCGTCGACGTCGCCGCGCTGTGCGCCGCGGCCGGCGGCGTCCCCGTCGTGGTCGACAACACGTTCGCGACGCCCGTGCTGCAGAACCCGGCGGCGCTCGGGGCGGACCTCGTGCTGCACAGCGCGACCAAGTACCTCGGCGGCCACGGCGACGTCGTCGGCGGCGTGGTGGCGTGCAGCGAGCGGTTCGCGGCGGCGCTGCGCCGGGTGCGGGCGGTGACGGGCGGGCTGCTGCACCCGCTCGCGGCCTACCTGCTGCACCGCGGCCTGCCCACCCTGCCGGTCCGCGTCCGCACCCAGCAGGCCGGCGCGCAGCACGTGGCGGCCTGGCTGGCGGCGCACCCCGCCGTCGCCCGCGTGCACTACCCCGGCCTCGACGACCCGGACGGTCTCGTCGGTGCCCAGATGCGCGGGCCCGGCGCCGTGCTCGCCGTCGAGCTGCGCGGCGGCTACGAGGCCGCGAGCACGCTGGTGCGGTCCGTGCGGCTCCTCACGCACGCGGTGAGCCTCGGTGGCGTCGACTCGCTGCTGCAGCACCCGGCCGCCCTCACGCACCGCCCCGTCGCCGCCGAGGCGAAGCCGTGCGACGCGCTCGTGCGGCTCAGCATCGGCCTGGAGGACCCGGACGACCTCGTCGCCGACCTCGACCGGGCGCTGTGCGCGGCCGCGGCGACGCCCGCGGGGTCGCTCGGTCGTCCGACGGGCCCCGCGAGGACGGCGGAACCCGTCGGCGCCTGAGCGCGGACCCTCAGCCCTCGCCGTCCTGGCTCGGCTGACCGGAGCCGGCGATGTTGACCATCCACTGCACGCCGAAGCGGTCGGTGACCATGCCGAACTCGTCACCCCACGGGGCGACCGCGAGCTGCTCCTGCACCTGCCCGCCGTCGGCGAGGCCGTCCCAGTAGCGGTGGAGGGTCTCGGCGTCCTCCGGGCCGCCGGACAGCGAGACGGCGTGCGCGG from Aquipuribacter sp. SD81 harbors:
- a CDS encoding trans-sulfuration enzyme family protein, with the translated sequence MTPSSDPFASPLHLDSLAVHAGRDDLAALGVHAPPLDLSSTSPLPDVESGGASYEAMATGHHPLAEGGHVYQRLWNPTVARFEAALARLEGTAEAVGFASGMAALTATVLACTTDPELTGGAPKRHVLAVRPLYGGSDHLLASGLLGTEVTYCRAEEVAQRLRPDTALVVVETPANPTLDLVDVAALCAAAGGVPVVVDNTFATPVLQNPAALGADLVLHSATKYLGGHGDVVGGVVACSERFAAALRRVRAVTGGLLHPLAAYLLHRGLPTLPVRVRTQQAGAQHVAAWLAAHPAVARVHYPGLDDPDGLVGAQMRGPGAVLAVELRGGYEAASTLVRSVRLLTHAVSLGGVDSLLQHPAALTHRPVAAEAKPCDALVRLSIGLEDPDDLVADLDRALCAAAATPAGSLGRPTGPARTAEPVGA